A genomic window from Oculatellaceae cyanobacterium includes:
- a CDS encoding transposase family protein, translating to MFISLIEHLKKVKDFRKNKGKRHPLWLVLLVVILGMMSGHQSY from the coding sequence ATGTTTATTAGTTTAATAGAACATTTAAAAAAAGTCAAAGACTTTCGCAAAAACAAAGGAAAAAGGCATCCGCTGTGGTTAGTATTGTTAGTAGTAATTTTAGGGATGATGTCAGGACATCAAAGCTATAG